A genomic region of Anaerolineales bacterium contains the following coding sequences:
- a CDS encoding pyridoxamine 5'-phosphate oxidase family protein, whose translation MKSTRPDVPKSYGLREAAGPDDLLPWEWTEARLVDARNYWVVTSDGDGEPHAMPVWGIWLAGGLLFSTARRSRKALNLSGNPKIVIHLDSGDEVVVIEGEAREVADRSVLREYVDAYQAKYALKPDVDQAGTVNFEVRPRTVFGWSEADYPNTATRWEFAV comes from the coding sequence ATGAAGTCAACACGCCCGGATGTCCCCAAGTCCTACGGCCTGAGGGAGGCCGCGGGCCCCGATGACCTGTTGCCTTGGGAATGGACCGAGGCTCGACTGGTCGATGCACGCAACTATTGGGTGGTTACCTCGGACGGGGATGGCGAGCCACACGCCATGCCGGTGTGGGGGATATGGCTGGCGGGGGGCTTGCTCTTCAGCACCGCTCGGCGGTCGCGCAAGGCGCTCAATCTGTCCGGGAATCCGAAGATCGTGATTCATCTCGACAGCGGGGATGAAGTCGTGGTGATCGAGGGGGAGGCCAGGGAGGTGGCAGACCGCTCGGTGCTGCGAGAGTACGTAGATGCCTATCAGGCCAAGTATGCCTTGAAGCCGGATGTGGACCAGGCAGGGACTGTCAACTTCGAAGTGCGTCCAAGGACCGTGTTCGGGTGGTCGGAGGCCGACTACCCGAACACGGCTACCCGATGGGAGTTTGCAGTCTGA